From a region of the Mytilus galloprovincialis chromosome 3, xbMytGall1.hap1.1, whole genome shotgun sequence genome:
- the LOC143066430 gene encoding uncharacterized protein LOC143066430 — translation MAGQQQAKKPLSNLNFVHNDEIWKDHVRHEFLSQRCKWPEKWGYLVDEYNSMTLDLLGPNLKTKPSYMNKTTADLKLPPILHHQKRTTSIPETTSRLIGWKAGNQKCKLEIYGKYPKSRGQNGILNLLKWPQESHP, via the exons ATGGCGGGACAACAACAGGCCAAAAAACCTCTTTCTAATCTTAATTTTGTTCATAATGACGAAATTTG GAAAGACCATGTCCGACACGAATTTCTTTCACAGAGATGTAAATGGCCAGAAAAATGGGGATATCTAGTGGACGAATATAACTCT ATGACCCTTGATTTACTTGGTCCAAATTTGAAAACTAAACCATCATACATGAACAAAACAACAGCGGACCTGAAGTTACCACCTATACTACACCATCAGAAGCGAACCACGAGTATTCCGGAGACAACTTCACGATTAATTGGATGGAAGGCAGGAAATCAGAAATGCAAGCTAGAAATTTACGGAAAATATCCCAAATCCCGTGGTCAGAACGGAATACTAAATTTACTGAAGTGGCCCCAGGAGAGTCATCCataa